In a single window of the Bradyrhizobium erythrophlei genome:
- the tcuA gene encoding FAD-dependent tricarballylate dehydrogenase TcuA — MTRKFDVLVIGGGNAALCAAISARRAGASVLVLEGAPKFYRGGNTRHTRNMRCAHDAATDILTGPYTEQEFWEDLQRVTGGQTDEELARFMIRESKDILGWVVEQGVRWQPSLGGTLSLGRTNSFFLGGGRAMLNALYLTAEQLGIDILYDAEVLDLEIDNGMFLSAALKQGDGRIKVRASTLVAAAGGFEANIEWLKQYWGEAADNFLIRGTPYNRGSILKLLLANGVQEVGDPTQCHAVAIDARAPKFDGGIITRHDSVVFGIVVNNQALRFYDEGEDIWPKRYAIWGRLVAAQPDQIAYIIFDATSRNSFMPTLFPPIEAGSIAELAGKFGLDPAVLEKTISEFNAAVRPGTFDHTILDDCRTEGLTPPKTHWARKIETPPYYAYPVRPGITFTYLGTRVNKQARMLMKDGKPAANMFAAGEIMAGNVLGKGYAAGIGMTIGSVFGRVAGREAAQNARN, encoded by the coding sequence TTGACTCGTAAGTTCGACGTGCTGGTGATCGGCGGCGGCAACGCCGCGCTGTGCGCCGCGATCAGCGCGCGGCGGGCCGGTGCATCCGTGCTGGTGCTGGAAGGCGCGCCGAAATTCTATCGGGGCGGCAACACCCGCCATACCCGCAACATGCGTTGCGCCCACGACGCCGCGACCGACATCCTCACCGGGCCCTATACCGAGCAGGAATTCTGGGAAGACCTTCAGCGCGTCACCGGCGGCCAGACCGACGAGGAGCTGGCGCGCTTCATGATCCGGGAGTCGAAGGATATCCTGGGCTGGGTCGTCGAACAGGGCGTGCGCTGGCAGCCCTCGCTCGGCGGTACGCTCAGCCTGGGGCGGACCAATTCGTTCTTCCTCGGCGGCGGCCGGGCGATGCTCAATGCCCTCTACCTCACTGCCGAACAGCTCGGCATCGACATTCTCTACGACGCCGAGGTGCTCGATCTCGAGATCGACAACGGCATGTTCCTGTCCGCTGCGCTCAAGCAGGGCGACGGCCGCATCAAGGTGCGCGCCTCGACCCTGGTCGCCGCCGCCGGGGGTTTCGAGGCCAACATCGAATGGCTCAAGCAGTATTGGGGCGAGGCCGCCGACAATTTCCTGATCCGCGGCACGCCCTATAATCGCGGCTCGATCCTCAAACTGCTGCTCGCCAACGGCGTGCAGGAGGTCGGCGATCCCACGCAGTGCCACGCCGTCGCGATCGACGCCCGCGCGCCGAAATTCGATGGCGGCATCATCACACGGCACGATTCCGTGGTGTTCGGCATTGTCGTCAACAACCAGGCACTGCGCTTCTACGACGAAGGCGAAGACATCTGGCCCAAGCGCTACGCGATCTGGGGCCGTCTGGTCGCAGCCCAGCCCGACCAGATCGCCTATATCATTTTCGACGCGACCTCGCGCAACAGCTTCATGCCAACGCTGTTTCCGCCGATCGAAGCCGGCTCGATCGCGGAGCTGGCCGGCAAATTCGGTCTCGATCCGGCCGTGCTGGAAAAAACCATCTCCGAGTTCAACGCCGCCGTGCGCCCCGGCACCTTCGATCACACCATCCTCGACGACTGCCGCACCGAGGGTTTGACGCCGCCGAAAACCCATTGGGCGCGCAAGATCGAGACGCCGCCTTACTATGCCTATCCGGTGCGGCCCGGTATCACCTTTACTTATCTAGGCACCCGCGTGAACAAGCAGGCGCGCATGCTGATGAAGGACGGCAAGCCCGCCGCCAACATGTTCGCCGCCGGCGAGATCATGGCCGGCAACGTGCTGGGCAAGGGTTATGCGGCCGGCATCGGCATGACCATCGGCAGCGTGTTCGGACGGGTTGCGGGACGGGAAGCGGCGCAAAATGCACGGAACTAG
- the tcuB gene encoding tricarballylate utilization 4Fe-4S protein TcuB yields MHGTSILEEADRLMTVCNSCRYCEGLCAVFPAMEMRRSFSDGDLNYLANLCHSCGACYTDCQFSPPHEYNVNVPQTLAIARADSYAAYAWPRGCSGLFARNGLAISIIAALSVAAFIFGFTAFNDRQVLFGIHTGPGAFYALMPHNAMAALFGAAFLYAILALAMGVRAFWRDIGEPIGMLADPPSLWQAMKDASQLRYLDGGGVGCVNEDERPTDRRKVYHHLTFYGFILCFAATCVGTLYHYLFAREAPYPWWDLPVVLGTLGGLGLLIGPAGLLAERFKRDPVLVDQARTGMDVAFIAMLFMTSLTGIALLLWRDTAAMGPLLALHLGVVFSLFITMPYGKFVHGIYRFVALVRYARERRMMAGTV; encoded by the coding sequence ATGCACGGAACTAGCATTCTCGAAGAGGCCGACCGCCTGATGACGGTCTGCAATTCCTGCCGCTACTGCGAGGGGCTGTGCGCGGTGTTTCCGGCGATGGAAATGCGCCGCTCGTTCTCCGATGGCGACCTCAATTATCTCGCCAATCTCTGCCACTCCTGCGGCGCCTGCTACACCGACTGCCAGTTCTCGCCGCCGCATGAATACAACGTCAATGTGCCGCAGACGCTGGCCATCGCGCGCGCCGACTCCTATGCCGCCTATGCCTGGCCGCGCGGCTGTTCGGGCCTGTTCGCGCGGAATGGCCTCGCCATCAGCATTATCGCTGCGCTGAGTGTTGCAGCGTTTATCTTCGGCTTTACCGCCTTTAACGACCGGCAGGTGCTGTTCGGCATCCATACCGGGCCGGGCGCCTTCTACGCGCTGATGCCGCATAACGCGATGGCGGCGCTGTTCGGCGCGGCGTTCCTCTACGCGATCCTGGCGCTGGCGATGGGCGTGCGCGCGTTCTGGCGCGATATCGGCGAGCCAATCGGCATGCTCGCCGATCCGCCCTCGCTCTGGCAGGCCATGAAGGACGCGAGCCAATTGCGCTATCTCGACGGCGGCGGCGTCGGCTGCGTCAACGAGGACGAGCGGCCGACCGACCGGCGCAAGGTCTATCATCACTTGACGTTCTACGGCTTCATCCTTTGCTTCGCCGCGACCTGCGTGGGGACGCTGTATCATTACCTGTTCGCGCGCGAGGCGCCCTATCCGTGGTGGGACCTGCCGGTCGTGCTGGGCACGCTGGGCGGCCTCGGGCTTCTGATCGGGCCCGCGGGCCTGCTGGCGGAAAGATTCAAGCGCGATCCGGTGCTGGTCGATCAGGCCCGCACCGGCATGGATGTCGCGTTCATCGCCATGCTGTTTATGACCAGCCTCACCGGCATCGCGCTGCTGCTGTGGCGCGACACCGCTGCGATGGGACCGCTGCTGGCGCTGCATCTCGGCGTGGTGTTTTCGTTGTTCATTACGATGCCCTACGGCAAGTTTGTGCACGGCATCTATCGCTTCGTAGCCCTGGTGCGCTACGCGCGGGAGCGACGGATGATGGCGGGCACGGTCTAA
- a CDS encoding integrase core domain-containing protein, which produces MEERIRMFLEYESGNWSVSEVCRRYGICRDTFYEWRKRKESGDPAWFQDRSHAPLQCWQTTNGAIAEKVIAARRRFPYLGPRKLLAVLDRDAPEIAWPAASTIGDILKRAGLVSPVKRRRRPLDQRRPCTPVTSANDEWSTDFKGWFRTRDQRRIDPLTVADSHSRFLIELRIVAPTIEGVRPCFERAFREHGLPLAIRCDNGSPFGSRGPGGLTRLSAWWMKLGITPHFIHPASPQENGRHERMHRTLKAQTSVPPASNAPEQQARFDMFRKHYNEERPHEALDQRPPAEVYSRSPRTMPPRAEDPWYDADHQVRRVRGNGEIKWKGEFVFIGEALVDELVGVAELQTGDHIVRFCDLDIGLIDRRGLFTRFAPLRERLRDPGEQAAQPKLSGIMPVQSVDNHAG; this is translated from the coding sequence ATGGAAGAGCGTATTCGGATGTTTTTGGAGTACGAGAGCGGGAACTGGAGCGTATCGGAGGTGTGCCGGCGCTACGGGATTTGCCGCGACACGTTTTACGAATGGCGCAAGCGGAAAGAGAGCGGCGATCCGGCCTGGTTTCAGGACCGCTCGCATGCGCCCTTGCAGTGTTGGCAGACCACGAACGGTGCGATTGCAGAGAAGGTGATCGCGGCGCGGCGGCGATTTCCGTATCTGGGGCCGCGCAAGCTGTTGGCGGTGCTTGATCGGGATGCCCCCGAGATCGCCTGGCCTGCCGCCTCGACGATCGGGGACATTCTCAAGCGCGCAGGCTTGGTCTCGCCGGTGAAGCGGCGCCGTCGCCCGCTCGACCAGCGGCGGCCCTGCACGCCGGTGACGAGCGCCAATGATGAGTGGAGTACGGACTTCAAGGGCTGGTTTCGCACCCGCGACCAGCGGCGGATCGATCCCTTGACGGTAGCAGACAGTCACAGCCGTTTTCTGATCGAACTCCGCATTGTCGCCCCCACTATCGAGGGCGTTCGCCCCTGTTTTGAACGGGCTTTCCGTGAGCATGGCTTGCCACTTGCGATCCGCTGCGACAATGGCTCGCCGTTTGGCTCGCGTGGCCCAGGCGGTCTCACCCGGCTGTCGGCCTGGTGGATGAAGCTCGGCATCACACCGCACTTCATCCATCCCGCCTCGCCGCAGGAGAATGGCCGACACGAGCGCATGCACCGCACGCTGAAGGCACAGACCTCGGTCCCGCCAGCCAGCAACGCACCCGAGCAGCAGGCCCGCTTTGACATGTTCCGAAAGCATTACAACGAGGAACGTCCGCACGAAGCGCTGGACCAACGGCCGCCGGCAGAGGTCTACAGCCGCTCCCCGCGCACCATGCCGCCGCGCGCGGAAGATCCCTGGTACGACGCCGATCATCAGGTCCGTCGCGTCCGCGGCAACGGCGAGATCAAATGGAAAGGCGAGTTTGTATTCATCGGTGAAGCGCTGGTGGATGAACTTGTTGGCGTTGCTGAGCTCCAGACCGGTGACCACATCGTGCGCTTCTGCGATCTGGACATCGGCCTCATCGATCGCCGCGGCCTGTTCACCCGGTTCGCTCCGCTTCGTGAGCGGCTCCGCGACCCGGGTGAACAGGCCGCTCAACCCAAACTGTCGGGGATCATGCCGGTCCAAAGTGTCGACAATCATGCCGGTTGA
- a CDS encoding L,D-transpeptidase: MLNRFMTAQPNVAMRRWGLPAIVTLASMAALTALTAGAAARQARPAQPTEATAPREAGEPIMAIVSIKSQQVTFYDADGWILRAPVSTGIAGRETPAGVFAVLEKDKDHHSSLYDDAWMPNMQRITWNGIALHGGPLPGYAASHGCVRMPFGFAEKLFEKTWIGMRVIISPNDTEPVEFSHPALFVPNREAIAAAPAKAEALAREAAEAATTADEAKKAAATASRETATLTASLRKLEGLKTRAEAELAFAGKALAAAKTDQARARAEDLKQKATPKAAEAGTQLDAARADAKLKLDAAAAAKDAAKAALIRKVDTAKAASEAKLALEPASIFISRATQKLYVRRNTHKQWPDGGEVFDASIEVPVTIRDPDKPIGTHVFTALARNDGGLRWTAVTIDDASDAKAALDRITMPQAVLDRIAPTALPLSSIVISDEPLSSETNYRTEFVAVLSNQPQGGFITRKPTADILVADHSVQGDGFFGFFFQPNPGPQPANVRRRGGQPYLQGQPYPQGQPYPQRQQGWW; the protein is encoded by the coding sequence ATGTTAAATCGATTTATGACGGCGCAACCCAATGTGGCGATGCGGCGTTGGGGGCTTCCCGCCATTGTAACGCTCGCGTCGATGGCCGCACTGACGGCGCTGACCGCCGGCGCAGCGGCGAGACAGGCGCGCCCCGCGCAGCCCACCGAGGCGACGGCGCCGCGCGAGGCAGGCGAGCCGATCATGGCGATCGTGTCGATCAAGAGCCAGCAGGTGACCTTCTACGACGCCGACGGCTGGATCCTGCGCGCGCCGGTATCGACCGGCATCGCGGGGCGCGAGACGCCCGCCGGCGTCTTCGCCGTCCTGGAGAAGGACAAGGACCACCACTCGAGCCTCTATGACGATGCCTGGATGCCGAATATGCAGCGCATCACCTGGAACGGCATCGCGCTACACGGCGGGCCGCTGCCCGGATATGCGGCCTCGCACGGCTGCGTGCGGATGCCCTTTGGCTTTGCCGAGAAGCTGTTCGAAAAGACGTGGATCGGCATGCGCGTGATCATCTCGCCCAACGACACCGAGCCGGTCGAGTTCTCCCATCCGGCGCTGTTCGTACCAAACCGGGAGGCCATCGCGGCCGCGCCGGCCAAGGCCGAGGCGCTGGCGCGCGAGGCGGCCGAGGCCGCCACAACAGCCGACGAGGCGAAGAAAGCCGCCGCGACAGCGTCGCGTGAGACAGCAACGCTCACGGCGTCGCTGCGTAAGCTGGAGGGGCTCAAGACCCGCGCCGAAGCCGAGCTCGCGTTCGCCGGCAAGGCGCTCGCCGCCGCAAAGACGGACCAAGCCAGGGCGCGAGCCGAGGATCTGAAGCAGAAGGCCACTCCCAAGGCTGCGGAAGCGGGGACGCAGCTCGACGCCGCCAGGGCCGACGCGAAACTGAAGCTTGACGCCGCCGCCGCCGCAAAGGACGCCGCCAAGGCGGCCTTAATCAGGAAGGTCGACACCGCCAAAGCGGCGAGCGAGGCGAAGCTCGCGCTCGAGCCGGCGTCGATCTTCATCAGCCGCGCGACGCAGAAGCTTTACGTGCGGCGCAACACGCATAAGCAGTGGCCGGACGGGGGCGAGGTGTTCGATGCGAGCATCGAGGTCCCGGTCACGATCCGCGATCCGGACAAGCCGATCGGCACGCATGTGTTCACCGCGCTGGCGCGCAACGATGGCGGCCTGCGCTGGACCGCGGTCACGATCGACGACGCCAGCGACGCCAAGGCCGCGCTCGACCGCATCACCATGCCGCAGGCGGTGCTCGATCGCATCGCACCGACCGCATTGCCGCTATCCTCGATCGTCATCTCGGACGAGCCGCTGAGCAGCGAGACCAATTATCGCACCGAGTTCGTCGCGGTGCTGAGCAATCAGCCGCAAGGCGGCTTCATAACGCGCAAGCCCACGGCCGATATCCTCGTCGCGGACCATAGCGTCCAGGGCGACGGCTTCTTCGGCTTCTTTTTCCAGCCCAATCCGGGGCCCCAACCTGCAAATGTGCGCCGGCGCGGCGGCCAGCCCTATCTTCAGGGCCAACCCTATCCTCAGGGCCAGCCCTATCCTCAGAGGCAACAGGGCTGGTGGTAA
- a CDS encoding Rieske (2Fe-2S) protein, whose translation MTRHVIAPVDELPPGTRKFLTIDQRPIAVFNIKGEFFGLLNRCPHQGAALCEGPLIGLAQSSDPGEIEYTRLGEIIRCPWHGWEFDIRTGQSYCDPKRFRARAYPVNVEPGSSVVKGPYVAETLAVSVESDYVVVDL comes from the coding sequence ATGACCCGCCACGTCATTGCGCCGGTGGATGAGCTGCCGCCGGGCACGCGCAAATTTCTCACCATCGATCAACGCCCGATTGCGGTGTTCAATATCAAGGGCGAGTTCTTCGGCCTCTTGAACCGCTGCCCGCATCAGGGCGCGGCGCTGTGCGAGGGGCCGCTGATCGGGCTCGCGCAATCCTCCGATCCCGGCGAGATCGAATACACCAGGCTCGGTGAAATCATTCGCTGCCCCTGGCACGGCTGGGAATTCGATATCCGCACCGGCCAGTCCTACTGCGACCCCAAGCGATTCCGCGCCAGGGCCTATCCGGTCAATGTCGAGCCGGGCTCGAGCGTGGTGAAGGGACCGTATGTCGCCGAGACGTTAGCGGTGTCGGTCGAAAGCGATTACGTGGTGGTGGATTTGTGA
- a CDS encoding amidohydrolase family protein: MNIQFRDRPDQASSAGVKTAIADCDIHPARATKTELYPYLAKRWHAHLETYEKHPYQGMMEGPPYPKAQPNASRRDAYPPEGGPQGSSLSFMQQQHLDPNNVVLGVLNPLNTGQGIRNHDLAAAICSAINDWQIDKWTGRDSRLKGSIVVANEDGPAAAAEIRKRAGDKNFVQVLLLSRNVEPLGQRRYWPIYQAAEEAGLPVGVHAFGFGGNPITASGWPSYYIEEMVGHSQCQQTALASIVLEGVFERHPKLKMIMVEAGFGWAPSLSWRLDKSWQRLRGEVPHLTRPPSEYIRDHIFWTTQPMEDPERRDHLFDVIDWVGWDKLLFATDYPHWDYDEPSRVLPAGVSDANREAFYLNNARKLYGLA, encoded by the coding sequence ATGAACATCCAGTTCCGCGACCGTCCCGATCAGGCTTCGTCGGCCGGCGTCAAAACCGCCATTGCCGATTGCGACATCCATCCGGCGCGCGCAACCAAAACGGAATTGTATCCGTATCTCGCCAAACGCTGGCACGCGCATCTCGAAACCTACGAGAAGCATCCTTACCAGGGGATGATGGAAGGCCCGCCCTATCCGAAGGCGCAGCCCAACGCGTCGCGCCGCGACGCCTATCCGCCGGAAGGCGGCCCGCAGGGTTCGTCGCTGTCGTTCATGCAGCAGCAGCACCTCGATCCGAACAACGTCGTGCTCGGCGTGCTCAATCCGCTCAACACCGGGCAGGGCATCCGCAATCACGATCTGGCGGCTGCGATCTGCTCGGCTATCAATGACTGGCAGATCGACAAATGGACCGGCCGGGATAGCCGGCTGAAGGGTTCGATCGTGGTCGCCAACGAGGACGGACCGGCGGCGGCCGCCGAAATCCGTAAGCGCGCCGGCGACAAGAATTTCGTCCAGGTGCTGCTGCTGAGCCGCAACGTCGAGCCGCTCGGCCAGCGTCGCTACTGGCCGATCTACCAAGCGGCGGAGGAGGCGGGGCTTCCGGTCGGCGTGCACGCCTTCGGCTTCGGCGGCAATCCGATCACGGCGTCGGGCTGGCCGAGCTACTACATCGAGGAGATGGTCGGCCATTCGCAGTGCCAGCAGACCGCGCTCGCCAGCATCGTGCTGGAGGGCGTGTTCGAACGTCACCCCAAACTCAAGATGATCATGGTCGAGGCCGGGTTCGGCTGGGCGCCGTCGCTGTCGTGGCGGCTCGACAAAAGCTGGCAGCGGCTGCGCGGCGAGGTGCCGCATCTGACGCGCCCGCCGTCGGAATATATCCGCGATCACATCTTTTGGACCACCCAGCCAATGGAAGATCCTGAACGGCGCGATCATCTGTTCGACGTGATCGATTGGGTCGGCTGGGACAAGCTGTTGTTCGCGACCGACTATCCGCACTGGGATTATGACGAGCCGTCGCGGGTGCTGCCGGCCGGCGTCAGCGATGCCAACCGCGAGGCGTTCTATCTCAACAATGCGCGGAAGCTGTACGGGTTGGCGTAG
- a CDS encoding amidohydrolase family protein — protein MTSPIAGGVDCDLHPAVPHLTSLLPYLNDYWRDQVTTRGMTDLVSQSYPLNSPISARPDWRPARGKPGSSLDDMKTQALDRFGVACGICNPLYGVQMVFSEDMADAFCRALNDWLVKEWLDKDARLRGSIVIPVQSIEKSVAEIERCAQDKRFVQVLMLVMGDIPLGKRAYWPIYAAAERLGLPIGIHAGSNYHNPPTSVGWGSYHIEDYVAQAQAFQTQLTSLIVEGVFARHSKLKMVMLESGFTWLPSYLWRLHKFWRGIRMETPWVDRAPLEIVRSNIRFSLQPIDAPPDPQVLNRLFDHMQSDELLLFSTDYPHWQFDDDAALPEGMSSDLVRKIMIDNPHATYPRLKQPAVKEATP, from the coding sequence ATGACGTCACCGATCGCGGGCGGCGTGGATTGCGATCTGCACCCTGCCGTTCCGCATTTGACCAGCCTGCTGCCCTATCTGAACGATTACTGGCGCGATCAGGTCACGACCCGGGGCATGACCGATCTGGTGTCGCAATCCTACCCCCTGAATTCGCCGATCTCCGCCCGGCCGGACTGGCGCCCGGCCAGGGGCAAGCCGGGATCGAGCCTCGACGACATGAAGACGCAGGCGCTCGACCGGTTCGGCGTCGCTTGCGGCATCTGCAATCCGCTCTACGGCGTACAGATGGTTTTCTCCGAGGATATGGCGGACGCGTTCTGCCGCGCCTTGAACGACTGGCTGGTGAAGGAATGGCTCGACAAGGACGCGCGGCTGCGCGGCTCGATCGTCATTCCCGTGCAGAGCATCGAGAAATCGGTCGCGGAGATCGAACGCTGCGCGCAGGACAAGCGGTTCGTCCAGGTGCTGATGCTGGTCATGGGCGACATTCCCCTCGGCAAACGCGCCTACTGGCCGATTTACGCCGCCGCCGAGCGGCTGGGACTTCCGATCGGCATTCACGCCGGCAGCAATTATCACAATCCGCCGACGTCGGTCGGCTGGGGCTCCTATCACATCGAGGATTATGTCGCGCAGGCGCAGGCCTTTCAGACGCAATTGACCAGCTTGATCGTCGAAGGCGTTTTCGCCCGGCACTCGAAGCTTAAAATGGTGATGCTGGAAAGTGGCTTCACCTGGCTGCCGTCCTATCTGTGGCGGCTGCATAAGTTCTGGCGCGGCATCCGCATGGAAACGCCGTGGGTAGATCGCGCGCCGCTCGAGATTGTGCGCAGCAACATCCGGTTTTCGCTGCAGCCGATCGATGCGCCGCCCGATCCGCAAGTGTTAAATCGCCTGTTCGACCATATGCAGTCGGACGAATTGCTCCTATTCTCGACCGATTATCCGCACTGGCAATTCGATGATGATGCGGCGCTGCCGGAGGGGATGTCATCAGATCTCGTGCGCAAGATCATGATCGATAATCCGCATGCGACCTATCCGCGCCTGAAGCAGCCTGCGGTCAAGGAGGCAACGCCATGA